One bacterium genomic region harbors:
- the trxB gene encoding thioredoxin-disulfide reductase encodes MSEYDVIIIGGGPAGLTAGLYTVRARLKTLFLEKVAPGGQAALAWTIENYPGFPEGIGGAELMDRFRKQAEKYELEIKSGEVVKVNVSSEDERYKNKLEKVVNTEKEEYKTVALIVATGTRPRKLEVPGEERLIGKGVSYCATCDGPLFKNRKVVVVGGGDAAVKEALFLSKFAEKVTLIHRREELRASKIIEERAVSNPKLEFIWKSIVTEILGETEVKGVKVRNLETGKDLTLETKGVFVHIGTAPNTGFLKGVVEMDEEGFIITDENMETSVKGIYACGDVRKKLLRQVVTACGEGATAGFAAGQYVGKWKDKTKI; translated from the coding sequence ATGAGTGAGTATGATGTTATTATTATTGGCGGTGGACCGGCAGGTTTGACCGCCGGTCTCTATACAGTTCGCGCAAGGCTGAAAACTTTATTTCTGGAAAAGGTGGCTCCTGGGGGTCAGGCAGCCCTCGCCTGGACAATAGAGAACTATCCAGGATTTCCTGAAGGGATTGGCGGAGCTGAATTGATGGATAGGTTCAGGAAGCAAGCGGAAAAATATGAATTGGAGATTAAAAGTGGAGAAGTGGTAAAGGTTAACGTTTCTTCTGAAGATGAGCGGTACAAAAATAAATTGGAGAAAGTAGTTAACACAGAGAAAGAGGAGTACAAGACCGTAGCTTTAATTGTTGCTACAGGGACAAGACCAAGGAAATTGGAAGTCCCCGGAGAAGAGAGACTGATTGGTAAAGGAGTATCCTATTGCGCTACCTGTGATGGACCCTTGTTTAAAAATCGGAAGGTTGTTGTAGTAGGCGGTGGAGATGCTGCCGTAAAAGAAGCACTATTTCTATCCAAATTTGCAGAGAAAGTCACTTTAATTCATCGTCGGGAGGAACTCAGGGCAAGCAAAATTATCGAAGAGAGGGCGGTTTCCAATCCCAAATTGGAATTTATCTGGAAGTCAATAGTGACTGAAATTCTTGGAGAAACTGAAGTGAAAGGTGTTAAGGTAAGAAATCTGGAGACAGGAAAAGATTTGACATTAGAAACAAAAGGCGTATTTGTCCACATAGGTACCGCTCCTAACACCGGGTTCCTGAAGGGTGTTGTGGAGATGGACGAGGAAGGATTTATTATTACAGACGAAAATATGGAGACTTCAGTTAAAGGGATATATGCTTGCGGAGATGTGCGGAAGAAATTGTTAAGGCAGGTAGTGACTGCCTGTGGCGAGGGGGCAACTGCCGGTTTTGCTGCCGGGCAATACGTTGGAAAATGGAAAGATAAGACTAAAATATAG